The following proteins are co-located in the Lacticaseibacillus paracasei subsp. paracasei genome:
- a CDS encoding efflux RND transporter periplasmic adaptor subunit: MNKGRSKGKRISQRMVIIGIGALAMIGVTVFFLVTSKKPTSSPAPTTIATFQVKKHELRVPGQVQAVRTQKIDIPEGTVQNMTVKNGDSVTADQQLLTVYKPDVQTKVDEASRALEKQQRSQATLDQQISQIKATLSKTAADDPQKSALQTQLDEAQNNRQDSADAITQSNQDIAKLKQSLNTVVKAPFAGRLYIDYQANGSQTITETSAEVEAVGEVSEFDYSSVKIGQSATVQALASKTKQATDINFISSDPAKSSKPNLAKYELTTKLRDGFLNGQSITITIPLSGLLIPKEAVKDGAVFKIVNKRAIRTKVTYVAKDDMYEVSDGLSSGDRILQKPDKTIKDGAKVNVDD; this comes from the coding sequence ATGAATAAAGGACGATCAAAGGGTAAACGTATTTCGCAACGCATGGTGATCATTGGGATTGGTGCATTAGCCATGATTGGCGTCACCGTTTTTTTCCTAGTCACATCCAAAAAACCGACATCATCACCCGCACCGACAACGATAGCCACCTTCCAAGTGAAGAAGCATGAGTTACGAGTGCCGGGACAGGTACAGGCCGTACGTACGCAAAAAATCGACATTCCTGAAGGCACCGTCCAAAACATGACGGTTAAAAATGGCGATAGTGTGACGGCTGATCAACAGCTTTTGACAGTTTACAAGCCTGACGTACAAACCAAGGTTGATGAAGCTTCGCGGGCACTTGAAAAACAGCAACGCAGTCAAGCCACACTTGATCAGCAAATCAGCCAAATCAAAGCTACTTTAAGTAAGACCGCCGCCGATGATCCACAGAAGTCCGCCTTGCAGACACAACTTGATGAGGCGCAGAATAATCGCCAAGATTCGGCTGATGCCATCACCCAATCGAATCAGGATATCGCTAAATTAAAGCAAAGTCTGAATACGGTGGTTAAGGCTCCCTTTGCAGGTCGGCTGTACATTGACTATCAAGCAAATGGCAGTCAGACCATCACGGAAACCTCGGCTGAAGTTGAAGCCGTTGGTGAGGTCTCCGAATTTGATTATTCAAGTGTTAAAATCGGTCAATCTGCAACCGTACAGGCGCTGGCAAGCAAAACAAAGCAAGCGACAGACATCAATTTTATTAGCAGTGATCCGGCTAAATCCAGCAAGCCGAATCTCGCCAAGTATGAACTCACGACGAAATTACGTGACGGCTTTTTAAACGGCCAATCCATCACCATCACGATTCCCCTAAGCGGTTTGTTAATTCCCAAAGAAGCGGTTAAGGACGGGGCCGTTTTCAAAATCGTCAATAAACGCGCCATCCGAACTAAAGTAACCTATGTGGCAAAAGACGATATGTATGAAGTCTCAGATGGCCTCAGCAGCGGCGACCGCATTCTTCAAAAACCCGACAAAACAATCAAAGACGGGGCGAAGGTGAACGTTGATGATTGA